The Prosthecobacter sp. SYSU 5D2 nucleotide sequence GCCCTGGGCGCACTGCAGGGAGAAGCAGGCCGCCAGTGGCCGGAGTGGCAGCGGCTGATCGAATGGATCCGTACAGAAGGCAAACCGGATGTCGTGTCCCTGTCCAACAGCCTGCTCATCGGCCTGTGCCCGGTGATCGAGCGGGACCTGGGCATTCCCGTGGTGGTCTCGCTCCAGGGGGAGGATTCGTTTCTGGATACGCTCATTGATCCTTACCGCGAGCAGTCCTGGGCGGCGATGCGGGCTAACGCGCAGCATGTATCAAAATTCGTGGCCCCAAGCCGGTTTTATGCGCGGGTGATGCAGGAAAAGCTGGGGGTAGGCGAAGACAAAATGGCGGTGATTTTCAATGGTCTGGATGCCAATTCCTTCGGCGTTGCAGAGCCTGACCCAAACTGGCCGGTCATCGGCTACTTCGCCAGGATGATCCATGGCAAGGGACTGACCACGCTGGTGGATGCGTTCATTGCCCTCTCCAAACGCGGCACGGTGCCCCGGGTGAAGCTGAAGATCGGCGGAGCCAAGACGGCTGCCGATGAAAAGTATGTGGAAGGCCTGCAAAAAAAGCTCAAAGACGCAGGCTGTGCCCAGCGCGTGGAGTGGCATCCGAACTTGAACTTTACAGATAAAGTCAAGTTCTTCCGCAACCTGACCGTGCTCTCCGTGCCTGCGACCTATGGCGAGGCCTTTGGCCTGTATGTGCTGGAAGCCATGGCCAGTGGCGTGCCGGTGGTGCAGCCAGATCATGGCGCCTTCCCGGAACTCATCGCGGCCTCCGGCGGTGGTGTCCTGTGCCCGCCTGACGATGTGAGCGCCCTGGCGGATGCGCTGGAGACACTGCTGCTGGATGACCACCAGCGGGAGCAGATCACGAACAAAGGCCTGGCCGGGGTGAGAAACGAATTCAGCGCGGCGCGGATGGCAGAGCGTTTTGACGAGGTGCTGGCAGAGATCAAAGAGGGCCAGCCATAACCCCGGCGAGGATTTTACCTCTGCGATTGCCACACTTGCTGCGGGCACGTATGCTGAGGACATGAAGTCCGCCTTTTTAATGCCTTTTCTGGTCTGCCTGACGATGCTGATGGCTGTGTCTGTCCCGGAGGTTCGAGCGCAGGAAACAAGCTATAAAGGCAAGGT carries:
- a CDS encoding glycosyltransferase family 4 protein, which encodes MRILHLTPGTGNFHCGSCLRDHALIKALRSRGHDAIMAPLYLPLVTDREVSNPEIGIRVGGISLYLQQKFPWFRHLPRFIHRWLDKPERLRFAARFMGMTSARDLGEMALGALQGEAGRQWPEWQRLIEWIRTEGKPDVVSLSNSLLIGLCPVIERDLGIPVVVSLQGEDSFLDTLIDPYREQSWAAMRANAQHVSKFVAPSRFYARVMQEKLGVGEDKMAVIFNGLDANSFGVAEPDPNWPVIGYFARMIHGKGLTTLVDAFIALSKRGTVPRVKLKIGGAKTAADEKYVEGLQKKLKDAGCAQRVEWHPNLNFTDKVKFFRNLTVLSVPATYGEAFGLYVLEAMASGVPVVQPDHGAFPELIAASGGGVLCPPDDVSALADALETLLLDDHQREQITNKGLAGVRNEFSAARMAERFDEVLAEIKEGQP